One Trichosurus vulpecula isolate mTriVul1 chromosome 7, mTriVul1.pri, whole genome shotgun sequence genomic region harbors:
- the CD160 gene encoding CD160 antigen isoform X2 encodes MATGLRCFLMVVLIAAVEIKRAGCMDIFSSREPVFLQEGEKLSLNCTLSYKNEEAKGLTMFWCKNRITQGCSPGTSLQQLKLKREVGVGEIAPLRKRYTSIVLTILQAKPTDSGIYQCCARSQNPNTLFQSHYIPVTITEKGNYTTTESKYQGDALSNHSEKSFKMSSLKEKIWGLMVIGLLALKGL; translated from the exons ATGGCGACTGGCTTGAGGTGTTTTCTCATGGTTGTCCTGATAGCAGCAGTGGAAATTAAGAGAGCTG GCTGCATGGATATCTTCAGCTCCAGAGAACCAGTTTTCCTGCAAGAAGGAGAAAAACTGAGTTTAAACTGCACCCTGTCATATAAGAACGAAGAGGCCAAGGGGCTGACAATGTTTTGGTGTAAGAACAGGATAACACAAGGCTGCTCTCCTGGGACCAGCTTGCAGCAGCTAAAGCTGAAAAGGGAAGTGGGAGTGGGGGAAATAGCCCCTTTGAGGAAACGCTACACCTCCATAGTCCTTACCATACTTCAAGCCAAGCCAACAGACAGTGGCATCTACCAGTGCTGTGCAAGAAGCCAGAATCCCAACACCCTCTTTCAGAGCCACTATATCCCTGTGACAATTACAG AGAAAGGGAACTACACCACGACAGAATCGAAATACCAAGGAGACGCCTTATCTAACCACAGTGAAAAATCATTCAAGATGAGTTCCCTGAAGGAAAAAATCTGGGGACTAATGGTCATAGGCTTGCTAGCCCTTAAAG GTTTGTAA
- the CD160 gene encoding CD160 antigen isoform X1: protein MATGLRCFLMVVLIAAVEIKRAGCMDIFSSREPVFLQEGEKLSLNCTLSYKNEEAKGLTMFWCKNRITQGCSPGTSLQQLKLKREVGVGEIAPLRKRYTSIVLTILQAKPTDSGIYQCCARSQNPNTLFQSHYIPVTITGEPCDVRGLCPISLASRVSLHSTCNLSTRHSFPNSLTRMAIRVINSWARGSSRKGSKNI from the exons ATGGCGACTGGCTTGAGGTGTTTTCTCATGGTTGTCCTGATAGCAGCAGTGGAAATTAAGAGAGCTG GCTGCATGGATATCTTCAGCTCCAGAGAACCAGTTTTCCTGCAAGAAGGAGAAAAACTGAGTTTAAACTGCACCCTGTCATATAAGAACGAAGAGGCCAAGGGGCTGACAATGTTTTGGTGTAAGAACAGGATAACACAAGGCTGCTCTCCTGGGACCAGCTTGCAGCAGCTAAAGCTGAAAAGGGAAGTGGGAGTGGGGGAAATAGCCCCTTTGAGGAAACGCTACACCTCCATAGTCCTTACCATACTTCAAGCCAAGCCAACAGACAGTGGCATCTACCAGTGCTGTGCAAGAAGCCAGAATCCCAACACCCTCTTTCAGAGCCACTATATCCCTGTGACAATTACAGGTGAGCCATGTGATGTCCGGGGGCTTTGCCCCATCTCACTAGCTTCCAGAGTCTCTCTGCATAGCACATGCAACCTGTCTACTAGGCATAGTTTCCCAAATTCATTGACCAGGATGGCAATCAGGGTCATTAACTCATGGGCCAGGGGCAGCTCCAGAAAGGGAAGCAAGAACATATAG